tggtgattagtggttctcgctctcaatggggcgtgtggtgagttgtgtgtggattgtggagagtagcatgagcctccaaatgctgtgagtctccttagcaaccaaattggcccggttgctagggagggtagagtcacatggggtaacctcctcgtggtggtgattagtggttcttgctctcaatggggctggtgctgagttgtgtgtggatcgtggagagtagcatgagcctccacatgctgtgagtctccttagcaaccaaattggcccggttgctagggagggtagagtcacatggggtaacctcctcgtggtggtgattagtggttctctcaatggggcgtgtggtgagttgtgtgtggatcgtggagagtagcatgagcctccacatgctgtgagtctccttagcaaccaaattgtcccggttgctagggagggtagagtcacatggggtaacctcctcgtggtggtgattagtggttctctcaatggggcgtgtggtgagttgtgtgtggatcatggagagtagcatgagcctccacatgctgtgagtctccgcggtgtcatgcacaatgtgtcacgtgatcagatgcgcggattgacggtctcagaagcagaggcgactgagattcatcctccgccacatggattgaggcgagtatccgcgccaccacgaggacctactaagtagtgagaatcgggcgttccaaattgggataaaaggaataaaataaaatacaaaataaataaataaaaaatgtagtttTCATCTGCTCTAGATGTTTATGTCAGCTGTTATTACCAGAGGTATTACGATCGTTGGCATTCGTTTAGTCCCGTTTCAATCGTCAAAGACTGATAATATTTCTGATGACAACTGATGAACCTCTGATACAGTTTGACAATGTTCTACTAGGATGACAtcacaaataaatgctttgtaatGAAAACGAGAAGTTCCTCTgctaatgaaaagaaaaatgaacagAGGAACTTAAAGAGAAGtaaaaagagagaagagagaagttCATCTATCTGAGCGATCAATCGGGCTAACTGGATTTAGACCAGGGATGGGCAACTTTGAAGGTCGCGAGGGCCAACAAGGCGCCGGATTACAAATCTGCACTCTAACAATGTTCACCCCTTTACTACATTTTTGTGGGTAGTCTATGCATGACTAATACAATATTAGCATTTTTACTTTATCATGCAGTTCACATGTACAAATTCATGTTCAGTTGACAAGCAATATACTTTCAATTTTAATCTCATTTGCATTGTCTATATTTGCAACACACAAGTAGGTGTCTGAGTCAAAGTTCACCAATTCATCTACAATAAATCTTTCTGCAAACTGTTTTTACAGGCAGGTTAAAGGGCGATTCCACAACTGAACATCAATGATCTGAGAAACTCTAATGTGAAGGAACCAAAGAACTTCAGTATGGATTTAAAAGACAGTGACGGCAAACGGGCAGATGAGTGCACCACCAGAAACGTTGACCTCTCTTGTCTTCCATACCCTCAACTCCACCGATATGCCCCTGGCATGATTGACCTCAACAGACTGCGACTGCATCGTGTTATTGGGAGGTATGATGGCGTACAGGTTAAACAGGAGATGGTGAAGCCGCTGCCACTGTGGCCCGCGTCCCCTCTGCTCGTGCACTCTCCATCACCATACTTTTCCCCGTTCCATCCAAGTTTAGTCCCATTCCCCTTCCTCATGCCTGGCTCCATCCCGCATCTCTCCCCAAACACTGTCTACCAGAGCGAGGCGTTTCGGTATCGCCGCAGAGGTCAAGAGGCCAGCAAATCTGCTCTGACCAATGCTGAAAAACCTGGGTTGGGTATCCATGTCGACGAAAGCTACTACGTCGACGTCGGCCATAATCAAAAGCGCTGGAAGTGCCGCATGTGCGAGAAATCATACACCTCCAAATACAACCTGATCACGCACATCCTGGGTCACAGCGGCATCAAACCACACGGCTGCACCCTCTGTGGGAAGCTCTTCAAACAGCTGAGTCACCTGCACACGCACATGCTCACTCATCAGGGCACGAGGCCGCATAAATGCCAGGTCTGCCATAAAGCCTTCACGCAGACCAGCCACCTGAAGAGACACATGATGCAGCACAGCGACGTCAAACCCTACAGCTGCGGCGTCTGTGCACGCGGTTTCGCGTACCCCAGCGAGCTACGTGCGCACGAGCTGAAGCACGAACGAGGTCAGGAGAACGTCTGCGTGGAATGCGGACTGGACTTCCCGACGCTGGCGCAGCTGAAACGGCACCTGACGGTGCACAGCGGGCCAGTAAAGTACGACTGCAGCGAGTGCGGGAAGAGCTTCCAGTATCCGAGCCAGTTGCAGAATCACATGATGAAACACAAGGATATTCGGCCGTTCATCTGCAGTGAGTGCGGGATGGAGTTTGTCCAATCACATCATCTCAAGcagcacacactgacacacaaggTAAACAGAAGTTTATGTAAAACTTCAAAGTATCGTGGGTAAGGTTTATGTAAAACCCTGACCTTAACCTAAACCACAGCTTAACCTAACCCTGACCTTAACCTAAAACACAGCTTAACCTAACCCTGACCTTAACCTAAACCACAGCTTAACCTAACCCTGACCTTAACCTAAACCACAGCTTAACCTAACCCTGAGTTTAACCTATccctaacctaaccctgacctTAACCTAAACCACAGCTTAACCTAACCCTGACCTTAACCTAAACCACAGCTTAACCTAACCCTGACCTTAACCTAAACCACAGCTTAACCTAACCCTGACCTTAACCTAACCCTGACCTTAACTTAAACCACAGCTTAACCTAACCCTGAGTTTAACCTATccctaacctaaccctgacctTAACCTAACCCTGACCTTAACCTAAACCACAGCTTAACCTAACCCTGAGTTTAACCTATccctaacctaaccctgacctTAACCTAAACCACAGCTTAACCTAACCCTGACCTTAACCTAAACCACAGCTTAACCTAACCCTGAGTTTAACCtatccctaacctaaccctatcctTAACCTAAACCATAGCTTAACCTAACCCTGAgcttaacctaaccctatccTTAACCTAACCCTGAGTTTAACCTAACCCTGAGTTTAACCTAACCCTGATCTTAACCTAACCCTGAGTTTAACCTAACCTTGTCCTTAACCTAACCCTGAGTTTAACCTAACCCTGATCTTAACCTAACCCTGAGTTTAACCTAACCTTGTCCTTAACCTAACCCTGAGTTTAACCTAACCCTGAGCTTGTTTCACACATCTTACATCagcacagtgaagaaaacaaatctTACTCAGtatattgtcttgttttccagtaattataactaaatatccttaaaacaaaatacaaggacagaaagaggaaTTTAATTTATGAAATAGTTTTGCCTTCCCTCGCAATACCTTTATCCATCCCTTACGGAAATtaagcatgttttttttacagtaaacaaaGTTGAACTATGATATTCATGGTAAACCGTAGAAAAGTAGCAAAactaaaactatggtaataaaattcataattattttgtaaaaaaaaagggtATTTTCGCTACAGTAACACCATGGTTCATTAGTGATTTTTAAAACAATGGACCTCACCACAAAAATGGATAGATGATTACTGCATGTTTACAACAGTGAAActatagtttattttcaaaattaactatggtgttactatagtaaaactgaagtaactatgtttgtttttttattaagattATTACCAGTTTTGTTTTTCCTGTATTTTTACTATTGTTGACTATATTAATATGGTTACTGCAGTAAAGCCAtggttaaaggaacagttcacccaaaaatgtaagaagaatatctcagatctgtaggtccatttaattcaatgtttgaaatttgaagctcaaaaaagcacataaaattaatccagtggtttaatccatgtcttcagaagtgatatgataggtgtgagtgagaaacagatcaatatttaagtcatcatctactataaatctacactttcactttcacatatgactccagtggtttaatccatgtcttcagaagtgatatgataggtgtgggtgagaaacagatcaatatttaagtcatcatctactata
This sequence is a window from Xyrauchen texanus isolate HMW12.3.18 chromosome 37, RBS_HiC_50CHRs, whole genome shotgun sequence. Protein-coding genes within it:
- the LOC127630372 gene encoding zinc finger protein 366-like, yielding MDLKDSDGKRADECTTRNVDLSCLPYPQLHRYAPGMIDLNRLRLHRVIGRYDGVQVKQEMVKPLPLWPASPLLVHSPSPYFSPFHPSLVPFPFLMPGSIPHLSPNTVYQSEAFRYRRRGQEASKSALTNAEKPGLGIHVDESYYVDVGHNQKRWKCRMCEKSYTSKYNLITHILGHSGIKPHGCTLCGKLFKQLSHLHTHMLTHQGTRPHKCQVCHKAFTQTSHLKRHMMQHSDVKPYSCGVCARGFAYPSELRAHELKHERGQENVCVECGLDFPTLAQLKRHLTVHSGPVKYDCSECGKSFQYPSQLQNHMMKHKDIRPFICSECGMEFVQSHHLKQHTLTHKGVKEHKCRICGRQFTLLANMKRHVLIHTNIRAYRCHLCYKSFIQKQTLKAHMIVHSEIKPYKCKLCGKEFNRMHNLMGHMHMHSDSKPFKCLYCASKFTLKGNLTRHMKVKHGIMDQGLDARVFRSCGRLCLSGPLRILSRIHQEEPFDLSQKSQGQLRLSQSDGESVRGGSSSREEDEDSLYRMSQYSPDIYNPALEARKADDEDDGEDEEAHDKKKCYDDKEELQSRSYCESQQSSISDAELDLHCKRPCLKI